From a region of the Prevotella melaninogenica genome:
- a CDS encoding MFS transporter, translating to MKTERKISPWAWIPSLYFAEGLPYIAVTVLSLQVYMQMGLSDAEVTFYTSWLYLPWVIKPLWSPFLDLIKTKRWWIIVMQMLVGAAFAGVAFTVNTSLWLQGTICFFWLLAFSSATHDVVADGFYMMGLNQHDQAFFVGIRSTFYRISMVVGKGGLIALAGFLHKKFDIQWTWSLVFYGLMALFMGLALYHRFILPRPSEDSERAQVSASHLLRSFGETFLSFFKKEQALTTICFLLLFRLPEALIIPISQLFLQASKTKGGLALSEIEYGTVNGVVGVAGLLIGGVIGGMMISRDGLKRWIWPMTAAITLPNLAYVYLAYMLPDNVIAISVAVFIENFGYGFGFSAYMLFMIYFSRGEHKTSYYALCTGFMALSMMIPGLFAGALAQAVGYRWFFVIVMIVCIFPFLVAHQLRIDEDFGKK from the coding sequence TTGAAAACAGAAAGAAAGATAAGCCCATGGGCATGGATACCCTCACTTTATTTTGCTGAGGGATTACCTTATATTGCAGTAACAGTACTGTCCCTGCAGGTCTATATGCAGATGGGCTTGTCAGATGCTGAGGTGACCTTTTATACTTCATGGCTTTACCTCCCGTGGGTTATCAAACCTCTTTGGAGTCCATTTCTTGATTTGATTAAGACAAAGCGTTGGTGGATTATCGTTATGCAAATGCTTGTTGGTGCAGCCTTTGCAGGTGTTGCCTTTACGGTCAATACCTCGTTATGGCTTCAGGGGACAATCTGTTTCTTTTGGCTGCTGGCATTTAGTAGTGCGACACATGATGTAGTTGCTGATGGTTTTTATATGATGGGACTTAACCAGCATGATCAGGCATTTTTCGTGGGTATTCGTTCTACTTTTTATCGTATTTCAATGGTTGTCGGTAAGGGTGGTCTGATTGCGCTCGCTGGTTTTTTACATAAGAAGTTTGATATACAATGGACCTGGTCGCTCGTCTTCTACGGTCTGATGGCTCTTTTTATGGGACTTGCCCTCTATCATCGCTTTATTCTTCCACGTCCGTCTGAGGATTCAGAGAGGGCACAGGTGTCTGCCAGTCATTTGCTTCGTAGTTTTGGAGAGACTTTTCTTTCCTTCTTTAAAAAGGAGCAGGCTTTGACAACGATCTGCTTCCTACTTCTCTTTCGCTTGCCAGAAGCTTTGATAATCCCTATTTCTCAACTCTTTCTGCAGGCATCGAAGACTAAAGGAGGATTGGCACTTTCTGAGATAGAGTATGGTACGGTGAATGGCGTTGTGGGCGTGGCAGGTCTCCTGATAGGCGGTGTCATTGGTGGAATGATGATTAGTCGCGATGGTTTAAAACGCTGGATATGGCCGATGACGGCAGCTATCACGTTGCCTAACTTAGCTTATGTCTATTTAGCCTATATGCTTCCCGATAACGTGATAGCTATCAGCGTAGCTGTATTTATTGAGAATTTCGGTTATGGTTTTGGTTTTAGTGCCTATATGCTCTTTATGATTTATTTCAGTCGGGGCGAACATAAGACCAGTTATTATGCGCTTTGTACGGGCTTTATGGCGTTGTCAATGATGATTCCAGGGTTGTTTGCGGGTGCGCTGGCACAGGCAGTGGGCTATCGTTGGTTCTTTGTTATCGTAATGATTGTTTGTATCTTCCCATTCTTGGTTGCCCATCAGCTGCGTATTGATGAGGATT
- a CDS encoding tetratricopeptide repeat protein, with amino-acid sequence MKTKKYLIAGALMLAMSTPAMAQDVDYAVALKPIVAAIEAAPNDPKAAKDLIKEYQKNFKKSEEAIVALGNVYLLQRNYDAATEIANNVINNKKYKGSLAYVLLGDIAALKDSIGNAGAAATQYQNAITVDPQNVTAYERYAKVFRHVNSKVAVQKLEELRKVKPDYPVEATAAEIMLGDGKYKEALEWYAKANPANMSEDNFYNYGFAAYITKDYQRALDVVKQGLQKFPNSEYLSRIAMMASVELKDYASAINYGKIVFAGSGKKVANDYDVYAKALCGAQQYDEAISTVNKALEADKNNVEPLKTLAAIYAAQGNDDKALEVQQEYLSKSKKATNNDWATLANTYVTKAEGLTDRAAKNAVLAKAFDVYEQMVAKFPTISDWVWLNQANVAQLMNDPDKVAEIYQKVAAYEEAKPTLDEDSKSYLENVYYGLGYYYSKKGNKPLADEYFNKVLKINPNNDGAKKALGM; translated from the coding sequence ATGAAGACAAAGAAATATTTAATAGCTGGAGCCTTGATGTTAGCAATGTCAACTCCAGCAATGGCACAGGATGTTGATTACGCAGTAGCTCTTAAGCCTATTGTAGCTGCTATCGAGGCTGCACCAAATGATCCAAAGGCAGCAAAGGATCTTATTAAGGAGTATCAGAAGAACTTTAAGAAGAGTGAAGAGGCTATTGTTGCCTTGGGAAATGTATATCTCTTGCAGCGTAATTATGATGCAGCAACAGAGATTGCAAACAATGTTATCAATAACAAGAAATACAAGGGTAGCTTAGCTTATGTCCTTTTGGGCGATATTGCTGCTCTTAAGGATTCTATCGGTAATGCAGGTGCAGCTGCTACACAGTATCAGAATGCAATTACTGTTGATCCACAGAACGTAACAGCTTACGAACGTTATGCTAAGGTTTTCCGTCATGTAAACTCAAAGGTTGCTGTTCAGAAGCTTGAAGAACTTCGTAAGGTTAAGCCAGACTATCCAGTAGAGGCAACTGCAGCTGAAATCATGCTTGGCGATGGTAAGTACAAGGAGGCATTAGAGTGGTATGCTAAGGCTAATCCAGCTAATATGTCAGAGGACAACTTCTATAACTACGGTTTTGCTGCTTACATCACAAAAGACTATCAGAGAGCTTTGGATGTTGTAAAGCAGGGCTTGCAGAAGTTCCCTAACAGTGAGTACTTGAGCCGTATTGCTATGATGGCATCAGTTGAGTTGAAGGATTATGCTTCTGCTATCAACTATGGTAAGATAGTGTTTGCTGGTTCTGGTAAGAAGGTAGCTAACGACTACGATGTATATGCAAAGGCACTTTGTGGTGCTCAGCAGTATGACGAGGCTATCAGCACTGTTAACAAGGCACTTGAGGCTGATAAGAACAATGTTGAGCCTTTGAAGACTTTGGCTGCTATCTATGCTGCACAGGGTAATGATGACAAGGCACTCGAGGTTCAGCAGGAGTATCTTTCTAAGAGTAAGAAGGCTACTAACAATGACTGGGCAACACTTGCTAACACCTATGTTACAAAGGCAGAGGGCTTGACAGACCGTGCTGCTAAGAACGCTGTTCTTGCAAAGGCATTTGATGTTTATGAGCAGATGGTTGCTAAGTTCCCAACAATCTCTGATTGGGTATGGTTGAACCAAGCTAACGTAGCTCAGTTGATGAACGATCCTGATAAGGTTGCTGAAATCTATCAGAAGGTGGCTGCTTACGAAGAGGCTAAGCCAACGCTCGATGAGGATAGCAAGAGCTACTTGGAGAACGTTTACTATGGTCTCGGTTACTATTACTCAAAGAAGGGTAACAAGCCACTTGCAGACGAGTACTTCAATAAGGTGCTGAAGATTAATCCTAACAATGACGGCGCTAAGAAGGCTTTGGGTATGTAA
- a CDS encoding PstS family phosphate ABC transporter substrate-binding protein, translated as MKRTRFYITVGLMLSLGFLLSACGQKKAKDGRTDTPTSGTIKFASDESFSPIIEELLQNYQFRYPETHLLPIYTDDNKGMQLLLDQKVNLFFTSHALTKGEDAMLRGKGPIPAVFPIGYDGIAFIVNNTNADSCITVTDVKKILSGQIAKWNQLNPKNDKGNIEVVFDNKASATLHYVVDSILGGKNIKSANIVAASNSKSVIDYVHKTPNAIGVIGSNWLNDHRDSTNTTFKKDIRVVGLSKTTVAQPENSWQPYQAYLLDGRYPFVRTIYAVVADPHKALPWAFANFVTNPIGQKIIFKAGLLPYRGEINIREVEVKTQ; from the coding sequence AGAAAGCTAAGGACGGCAGAACAGATACACCGACGTCAGGGACGATTAAGTTCGCCTCTGACGAAAGTTTTAGTCCTATTATAGAGGAACTGTTACAGAATTATCAGTTCCGCTATCCAGAAACTCACTTGTTGCCAATCTATACAGATGACAACAAAGGTATGCAACTGCTCCTCGACCAGAAAGTTAATCTTTTCTTCACTTCTCATGCATTGACGAAGGGAGAAGATGCTATGTTACGAGGGAAAGGTCCTATCCCAGCGGTATTCCCGATAGGATATGATGGAATTGCTTTCATCGTGAACAACACGAATGCAGATTCATGTATTACGGTTACCGATGTTAAGAAGATTCTCAGCGGTCAGATTGCAAAATGGAACCAGCTGAACCCTAAGAATGATAAGGGTAATATTGAAGTTGTCTTTGACAACAAAGCTTCAGCTACGTTACATTATGTGGTCGACTCCATTTTAGGTGGAAAGAACATTAAGAGTGCGAACATTGTTGCTGCAAGTAACAGTAAGTCAGTTATTGACTATGTTCATAAAACTCCGAATGCTATAGGTGTTATCGGGTCAAATTGGTTGAATGACCATCGTGACTCAACAAACACCACATTTAAGAAAGATATTAGAGTGGTTGGTCTTTCAAAGACTACCGTTGCACAGCCAGAGAATAGTTGGCAACCTTACCAGGCTTATCTGTTGGATGGCAGATATCCTTTCGTAAGAACTATCTACGCTGTTGTGGCTGACCCTCACAAAGCATTGCCTTGGGCATTTGCAAACTTCGTAACCAATCCAATTGGTCAGAAGATTATTTTTAAGGCTGGTCTCTTGCCTTATCGTGGTGAAATCAACATTCGTGAAGTTGAAGTTAAGACCCAGTAG